From the genome of Mycoplasma sp. 1578d:
TTGATGAGTATATAGCTTCTAAACTTTTTAAAATTTGATCAGCATTATTTCCGTATTGAGCACTTAATTCTGGTTTTTCTTTAATATATTTAATTAAAGAAGCAACTGAATCAATGGTTTCCGAGGCAATACTTTTAAGTATTAACTTAGAATTAAAAGTTTTAATTTCATTAACATTAAAACCTAAAATAAAAAAGATAAAAATGATAAATGTTAAAAATGTAGTGATAAAGTTTATTGCAAAGTTAAATAAAAAATAACTATATCGAATTTTTCAATGTTTAATCGGTGTAACTTTAATATCGTTGATAGCATTATTATAATTATCTTGAATCTGGATTACAGTTAATGTTGATCCGTTAATAATAGTAATTAAAAAAATTAGACCAGTTCCAATTTGAAAATTATCTCGAGCTAATAAAGATTTATGTCCTCTTTGAAGTGAAACTAAGTTAAAAATTAATAAGAGAATAACAAAAATAAAAATAGGGGCTATTAAACTAAAGAAAAAGCGAAATTTTTGATTTCACAGTGAAATAAATTGTCGACGAAATAAAATATATGTACTCATAAGATCCTTAATTATTAACTATTGACAAAAAGACATCGTCCATGTCCCCTTTAATAATTTCAATATCATTAAAAATGTGTTTATGTTCAGTTAAATATTCATTAATTTTTTTAGTGTTTTTAAAAGTAATTAAATAACAATTATTTTGAAAAATAAATTCTTTGCCTGAATTTTGTATATATTCTTCTAATTTAATGTTCTTTTTAGAATAAATTTTTAAAGTTGCATAAGTATATTTATTTTTTAAATCTGCTACAGTCCCCTGAGCAACAATTTCCCCTTTATTCAAAACAATGACATGATCACAATTACTTGCTTCCTCCATATAATGTGTAGTTAAAATAATGGTTAATAATTGCTTTTCTCTCAGATTATTTAAAATTTTTCACACTAATTTCCGAGAACTTGG
Proteins encoded in this window:
- a CDS encoding ABC transporter permease, which gives rise to MSTYILFRRQFISLWNQKFRFFFSLIAPIFIFVILLLIFNLVSLQRGHKSLLARDNFQIGTGLIFLITIINGSTLTVIQIQDNYNNAINDIKVTPIKHWKIRYSYFLFNFAINFITTFLTFIIFIFFILGFNVNEIKTFNSKLILKSIASETIDSVASLIKYIKEKPELSAQYGNNADQILKSLEAIYSSTAKEPQSSLFTYQIINILNWSTMFNTFLLMICGTLFASLLFPIVLSRLRSLNISQALNIMLILFGGYFIGSFIPLAYYPSWLRSFCSIIPTTHLLQITRHSLYVNTLNQATNISLNPISLLDHNISVAWSLIYVLSWILCLFWINIFIDKVIQSWRLIKYFIKLNLNKIKSQIKTKINLK